One stretch of Caldinitratiruptor microaerophilus DNA includes these proteins:
- a CDS encoding DUF6036 family nucleotidyltransferase has product MRRDELEHIIRAAGAILGDREVIVLGSQAILGRFPSGLPPEATESMEAYLLPVNDPDGKKADLIDGTLGEGSMFHDTFGIYAHGVDETTARLPDGWRDRLIPVENANTMGITGYCLEPHDLLVSKYLAGRPKDLEFCSAVVRAGLVSERTLLDRLRRTACTQEEMARVAVTIRRHFAEREKRVRDQGMSR; this is encoded by the coding sequence GTGCGGCGCGATGAGCTGGAGCATATCATCCGGGCCGCCGGCGCGATCCTGGGGGATCGTGAGGTGATCGTCCTGGGCAGCCAGGCCATCCTGGGGCGCTTCCCCTCCGGACTTCCTCCCGAGGCCACGGAATCAATGGAAGCCTACCTTCTCCCCGTGAACGATCCGGACGGCAAGAAGGCGGACCTGATCGACGGGACCCTGGGGGAAGGGTCCATGTTCCACGACACGTTCGGCATCTATGCCCACGGTGTGGACGAAACGACTGCACGGCTTCCGGATGGCTGGCGGGACCGGCTGATCCCGGTCGAGAACGCAAATACGATGGGGATCACGGGATATTGCCTGGAACCCCATGACCTTCTCGTGAGCAAGTACCTCGCGGGCAGGCCAAAGGACCTCGAGTTTTGTTCGGCCGTCGTGCGGGCAGGTCTGGTGAGCGAGCGGACTCTGCTTGACCGCTTGCGACGGACAGCATGTACCCAGGAAGAAATGGCACGCGTGGCCGTCACGATACGGAGACACTTCGCCGAACGGGAGAAACGCGTTCGTGATCAGGGCATGAGCCGATGA
- a CDS encoding lytic transglycosylase domain-containing protein has translation MKRRLLAWALALAVLVALVPRGARAILTRFYPLPHRELVIRSARENGLSPWLVAAVIRTESHWRPGSTSPQGARGLMQVMPETGHWVADRIGLGPIRPDDLYDPTINIRVGTWYLAYLVRQFDGKVPAALAAYNGGDGPVRNWLEEGRWSGSAGDLSAIPFPETRAFVQRVLRSYRFYAWIYGNPEAPEQEVVPPDQGSPSARPPGGSR, from the coding sequence ATGAAGCGCCGCCTGCTCGCCTGGGCGCTGGCTCTTGCCGTCCTGGTCGCGCTCGTCCCGCGCGGGGCGCGCGCCATCCTCACCCGGTTCTACCCGCTGCCCCACCGGGAGCTGGTGATCCGGTCGGCGCGGGAGAACGGGCTCAGCCCGTGGCTCGTGGCCGCGGTGATCCGGACGGAGAGTCACTGGCGGCCGGGGAGCACGTCGCCCCAGGGGGCGCGGGGGCTCATGCAGGTCATGCCCGAGACGGGCCACTGGGTGGCGGACCGCATCGGCCTCGGGCCCATCCGCCCGGACGACCTGTACGACCCGACGATCAACATCCGGGTGGGGACCTGGTATCTCGCCTACCTCGTGCGCCAGTTCGACGGCAAGGTGCCGGCTGCCCTGGCCGCGTACAACGGGGGGGACGGCCCGGTGCGCAACTGGCTCGAGGAGGGCCGCTGGAGCGGGAGCGCCGGCGACCTTTCGGCGATTCCTTTCCCGGAGACACGGGCCTTCGTCCAGCGTGTGCTTCGGTCCTACCGGTTCTACGCGTGGATCTACGGCAACCCGGAGGCGCCGGAGCAGGAGGTGGTGCCGCCTGACCAGGGATCGCCGTCCGCCCGACCGCCCGGAGGAAGCCGCTGA
- the coaE gene encoding dephospho-CoA kinase (Dephospho-CoA kinase (CoaE) performs the final step in coenzyme A biosynthesis.), whose translation MASKGPGKVLRIGLTGGIASGKSTVVAILRELGAAVVDADRIVHAVEARGGEAYGPIVAAFGPGVVGPDGELDRAALARRVFSDPEARRRLEAIVHPIVRRRMAEEVEAAARAGARAVVLDIPLLFETGYQAHVDQVWVVYVDPPTQLRRLVARDGLDEAEARRRIDAQMPLEEKRRLADVVIDNRGDPAATRAQVEAAWRAVLAAAGGGEAGR comes from the coding sequence ATGGCGAGTAAGGGTCCCGGCAAGGTCCTCCGGATCGGGCTGACGGGGGGCATCGCCAGCGGCAAGTCGACCGTGGTCGCGATCCTGCGCGAGCTCGGCGCGGCCGTCGTGGACGCGGACCGCATCGTCCACGCGGTGGAGGCCCGGGGCGGCGAGGCGTACGGCCCCATCGTCGCCGCATTCGGCCCCGGGGTGGTCGGGCCGGACGGCGAACTCGACCGGGCCGCCCTGGCGCGGCGCGTCTTCTCGGATCCGGAGGCGCGCCGGCGCCTGGAGGCGATCGTGCACCCGATCGTCCGGCGGCGCATGGCAGAGGAAGTGGAGGCAGCCGCCCGGGCGGGGGCTCGGGCGGTGGTCCTCGACATCCCCCTCCTCTTCGAGACCGGGTATCAGGCGCACGTCGACCAGGTCTGGGTCGTCTACGTCGACCCCCCGACGCAGCTGCGCCGGCTCGTGGCCCGGGACGGCCTGGACGAGGCCGAGGCGCGCCGGCGGATCGACGCCCAGATGCCGCTCGAAGAGAAGCGGCGGCTGGCGGACGTGGTGATCGACAACCGCGGCGACCCTGCCGCCACCCGCGCCCAGGTGGAGGCCGCGTGGCGGGCCGTCCTGGCCGCGGCGGGGGGCGGGGAGGCCGGGCGATGA